A single region of the bacterium genome encodes:
- a CDS encoding S8 family serine peptidase, whose protein sequence is MRKALVLALALVMLAGVSAAGNVSRGFEKYVGGMLGSDEITVLVVLQDQVDVAALDWQLHNAKTSMEDRHATVVGALQDVSKRSQGRLLADLAASKALGEVKGYTPHWLVNSVVVRTTVDGARALALRDDVEIVEPNLEIELIEPATERQSKGFDKDTAGIGITPGVVAVGARRVWSELGINGTGAVVGVLDTGVDGTHPALSARWRGNFAPAAECWLDAANLGDPSFPVDRHYHGTHVMGTITGLAPDDSIGVAPGAQWIATNIINSSTGAAFDNGVIASLEFMADPDGNPLTLGDVPDVVQNSWGVNENFTGYFDCDSRWWAAIDNCEASGVVLTWSAGNEGPGSTTLRSPGDRAASPYNCFSVGSTIDTPPYTISSFSSRGPSGCGGAYAMKPEICAPGDNVYSAEPGGTYQYLGGTSMAGPHIAGVVALMRSANPGLDVITIKQILMDTAMDLGTVGEDNTYGFGFVQAYDAVLAVMQGYGTAAGVVTNSVTGDPIAGALVEVVGTPRAANTNALGLYSMMMEQGSYTFDYSAFGYLPGSQPVSVVEDVTTTADMALVPAPSAMIYGYVFDDSAAPVSGATVRALGTPVTPATTDGTGYYELTLPVGTTYNVLAQAYGMGSQQVAINLTANVQQDFTLPALIFENFESGGLTLYPWETSGNADWFVTTTDAYEGTHSVRSGDISDSQASVLALTLNVLAAGNIEFYYRVESEASYDYLHFAIDGAEQGSWSGTVPWTLASFAVGAGSHTFTWTYDKDSSVSTGADCAFVDFIVFPTIVPPAYPSVAWSPASLSETLPPLGISQQFITLDNNGAGELSWTAAANMDLPGTDAAAQPEAIDLPKGAVDTREGTSPLLGSGGPDGFGYTWIDSDAFGGPAYNWVEINGVGTALTDGDDITSAPLNLGFNFSFYGTDYSAVRACSNGWLSFSSTVTTYTNAAIPNAAEPNNLIAPFWDDLNPLSAGTVYYYADVANQRFIVQWDAVVRYGTSEAETFQAILNADNTIVLQYKTMTGTLTAATVGIENAAGTDGLQTVFNAAYVHNNMAVLFSSVPPPAPWLSIAPASGTLPGNTAGGLIAVNFDATDLTDGIYTGNVVITTNDPDHIQIVVPVTLTVTGSVGVEDPEGDDQPGANAVPRVTQLFQNSPNPFNPSTVISFDLSRPSAVSLEIYDLHGQVVRRLVQGHLSAQHHTVTWDGRNDAGQPTPSGTYLYRLRSDEMTYSKSMLLLK, encoded by the coding sequence ATGAGAAAAGCTCTCGTCCTAGCCCTGGCCCTCGTCATGCTGGCCGGCGTCTCGGCCGCGGGGAACGTCTCCCGCGGTTTCGAGAAGTACGTCGGCGGCATGCTGGGGAGCGATGAGATCACCGTCCTGGTCGTCCTGCAGGACCAGGTCGATGTGGCTGCCCTCGATTGGCAGCTGCACAACGCGAAGACCTCCATGGAGGACCGCCACGCCACCGTGGTCGGCGCCCTCCAGGATGTTTCGAAGCGCTCCCAGGGCCGGCTGCTGGCCGACCTGGCTGCGAGCAAGGCTCTCGGCGAGGTCAAGGGCTACACGCCCCACTGGCTCGTCAACTCGGTCGTCGTGCGCACCACGGTCGACGGCGCCCGCGCCCTCGCGCTGCGCGACGACGTCGAGATCGTCGAACCCAACCTCGAGATCGAACTGATCGAACCCGCCACCGAGCGCCAGTCCAAGGGCTTCGACAAGGACACCGCCGGCATCGGCATCACCCCGGGCGTGGTCGCCGTCGGCGCCCGCCGCGTGTGGAGCGAGCTGGGCATCAACGGCACCGGCGCCGTCGTCGGCGTGCTGGACACCGGCGTGGACGGGACCCATCCCGCCCTGTCGGCCCGCTGGCGCGGCAACTTCGCGCCGGCCGCCGAGTGCTGGCTGGACGCCGCCAACCTGGGCGACCCCTCCTTCCCCGTCGACCGCCACTACCACGGCACCCACGTCATGGGCACCATCACCGGTCTGGCTCCGGACGACTCCATCGGCGTGGCCCCCGGCGCGCAGTGGATCGCCACCAACATCATCAACTCCAGCACCGGCGCCGCGTTCGACAACGGCGTCATCGCCTCGCTCGAGTTCATGGCCGATCCCGACGGCAACCCCCTGACCCTGGGCGACGTCCCCGACGTCGTGCAGAACAGCTGGGGCGTCAACGAGAACTTCACCGGCTACTTCGACTGCGACAGCCGCTGGTGGGCCGCGATCGACAACTGCGAGGCCTCGGGCGTCGTGCTGACCTGGTCGGCCGGCAACGAGGGCCCCGGCTCCACCACCCTGCGCAGCCCCGGCGACCGCGCCGCGAGCCCGTACAACTGCTTCAGCGTCGGTTCGACCATCGACACCCCGCCCTACACGATCAGCAGCTTCTCGAGCCGCGGACCGTCGGGCTGCGGCGGCGCCTACGCCATGAAGCCCGAGATCTGCGCCCCCGGCGACAACGTCTACAGCGCCGAGCCCGGCGGCACCTACCAGTACCTGGGCGGCACCTCGATGGCCGGCCCGCACATCGCGGGCGTCGTCGCCCTGATGCGCTCGGCCAACCCGGGCCTCGACGTCATCACGATCAAGCAGATCCTGATGGACACCGCCATGGACCTGGGCACCGTCGGCGAGGACAACACCTACGGATTCGGCTTCGTGCAGGCCTACGACGCCGTGCTGGCGGTCATGCAGGGCTACGGCACGGCCGCGGGCGTCGTGACCAACAGCGTCACCGGCGATCCCATCGCCGGCGCTCTGGTCGAGGTCGTCGGCACGCCGCGCGCCGCCAACACCAACGCCCTGGGCCTCTACTCCATGATGATGGAGCAGGGCTCCTACACCTTCGACTACTCGGCCTTCGGCTACCTGCCCGGCTCGCAGCCGGTGTCGGTCGTCGAGGACGTCACGACCACGGCCGACATGGCCCTGGTGCCGGCGCCCTCGGCCATGATCTACGGCTACGTGTTCGACGACTCGGCGGCGCCGGTCAGCGGCGCGACGGTCCGGGCGCTGGGCACCCCGGTGACCCCGGCCACAACCGACGGCACCGGCTACTACGAGCTGACCCTGCCCGTCGGGACGACCTACAACGTGCTGGCCCAGGCCTACGGCATGGGCAGCCAGCAGGTCGCCATCAACCTGACGGCGAACGTGCAGCAGGACTTCACGCTGCCCGCCCTGATCTTCGAGAACTTCGAGAGCGGCGGCCTGACGCTGTACCCGTGGGAGACCTCGGGCAACGCCGACTGGTTCGTGACCACGACCGACGCCTACGAAGGCACGCACAGCGTGCGCAGCGGCGACATCAGCGACTCCCAGGCGTCGGTGCTGGCGCTCACGCTGAACGTGCTCGCGGCGGGGAACATCGAGTTCTACTACCGGGTGGAATCCGAGGCGAGCTACGACTACCTGCACTTCGCCATCGACGGCGCCGAGCAGGGCTCGTGGTCCGGCACCGTGCCCTGGACGCTGGCGTCCTTCGCGGTGGGAGCCGGCTCCCACACCTTCACCTGGACCTACGACAAGGACAGCTCGGTCAGCACCGGCGCCGACTGCGCCTTCGTCGACTTCATCGTCTTCCCGACGATCGTGCCCCCGGCCTACCCGTCGGTGGCCTGGTCCCCCGCCAGCCTGAGCGAGACCCTGCCCCCGCTGGGCATCTCCCAGCAGTTCATCACGCTGGACAACAACGGCGCCGGTGAACTGTCCTGGACCGCAGCGGCGAACATGGACCTGCCCGGCACCGATGCGGCCGCGCAGCCCGAGGCCATCGACCTGCCCAAGGGCGCCGTCGACACCCGCGAGGGTACGTCGCCGCTGCTGGGCTCCGGCGGCCCCGACGGCTTCGGCTACACCTGGATCGACAGCGACGCCTTCGGCGGCCCCGCCTACAACTGGGTCGAGATCAACGGCGTCGGCACGGCCCTGACCGACGGCGACGACATCACGTCCGCGCCGCTGAACCTGGGCTTCAACTTCAGCTTCTACGGGACCGACTACTCGGCCGTCCGGGCCTGCTCGAACGGTTGGCTGTCGTTCTCCTCGACGGTGACGACGTACACCAACGCCGCCATCCCCAACGCGGCCGAGCCCAACAACCTGATCGCCCCGTTCTGGGACGACCTGAACCCGCTGTCCGCCGGCACGGTGTACTACTACGCCGACGTCGCCAACCAGCGGTTCATCGTGCAGTGGGACGCGGTCGTGCGCTACGGCACCTCGGAGGCCGAGACCTTCCAGGCCATCCTGAACGCCGACAACACGATCGTCCTCCAGTACAAGACGATGACCGGCACGCTCACCGCGGCGACCGTCGGCATCGAGAACGCCGCCGGCACCGACGGCCTGCAGACCGTGTTCAACGCGGCCTACGTCCACAACAACATGGCCGTGCTGTTCAGCTCCGTGCCGCCGCCGGCCCCCTGGCTGTCGATCGCGCCCGCGAGCGGCACCCTGCCCGGCAACACCGCCGGCGGTCTGATCGCGGTCAACTTCGACGCGACCGACCTCACCGACGGCATCTACACCGGCAACGTGGTGATCACGACCAACGATCCGGATCACATCCAGATCGTGGTGCCGGTGACGCTGACGGTCACCGGCTCGGTGGGCGTCGAGGATCCGGAGGGTGACGACCAGCCCGGGGCGAACGCGGTGCCGCGCGTCACGCAGCTGTTCCAGAACTCCCCGAACCCGTTCAACCCGTCCACGGTGATCAGCTTCGACCTGTCCCGCCCGTCGGCGGTCTCCCTGGAGATCTACGACCTGCACGGCCAGGTCGTGCGTCGCCTGGTGCAGGGGCACCTGTCCGCCCAGCACCACACCGTCACCTGGGACGGCCGCAACGACGCCGGGCAGCCGACGCCTAGCGGGACTTACTTGTACCGGTTGCGCTCGGATGAGATGACCTACTCCAAGAGCATGCTGCTCCTGAAGTAG